From the uncultured Methanomethylovorans sp. genome, the window CTTCAAGTACTGCCAGAGATGTAATGATATTCGATCTAAGTGGGTATAAGACGACTGATACGATCTCTAAAGCAACACTTTCTCTCTATTGGTATTACCCAGCAAGTGCAACACGCACTTCTGATACTGTAGTTGAGATCTACCGGCCAGTTGCATGGGATCCAAAATATGTAAGCTGGAATAGCCGTGCTTCTGGAACTGCTTGGAGTACAGCCGGAGGAAACTGGTATGATAAGAGTGGTGCTGCTCAGGGAAGTACACCATATGCATCTCTTACATTCCCGGCAAGTACAGTACCTGGCAACAAGTACTATGACTTTGACGTTACCCAGCTTGTGCAGGAGTATGTAAGTGGCAAGTACACAAATACCGGTTTCTTCCTCAAGGCAAAGACTGAGGGCGGTAACTACATTGCTTTCTATAGCTCTGAAGCCTCAAACACTGCCATGAGGCCGAAATTAACTATAACTAAGTGAAGTGGAAGGAACATCAGGAGCGAAAATCATTTCGCTCCATATTTTCTCTAATTTTTAAATTCTCTTCTATTTATTTTTCAGCTTTCTTCTTTGAACAAGATTAAATAATACGATATTTAAAATGTATGAATTAACTGCATAGTTGAAAGGTTTGAGGATATGAAACAAAGGTCATCAGTAAAGGATAATTCCAATCCAATATATACCACTATCAATGATTGGATCCAGAAAGAAGCCATTTCTTTTTCTGTAGATTTCTCTGAAACCTTCAATTCTTCCATAGATAAGATCATTGGTTCACTTGATGACTCTGTGGAGTTGATTGGATTAGGAGAAGCACTCCATGGTGGTGAAGATATTCTTTTAATTCGCAACAGGCTTTTTCAGCGTCTGGTGGAAAAGCATGGTTATCGTGCCATCGCTATAGAGAGTAGTTTTCCCAGAGGGCGCATAGTGAATGAATACATAAATGGTTGTGGTCCTGTTTCTTATGAAGAAATACAGGACACTGGGTTTAGTCACGGTTTTGGCCGCCTCAAAGCTAATCATGAGCTTGTGGAGTGGATGCGGGAATACAATGCTGATGTATCTCATCGTGCCAAACTTCGTTTCTATGGCTTTGATAGTCCAACAGAAATGACAAGTACTGATAGTCCACGTCAGGTACTGTATTTTGTTCTTGATTATCTTACATCCATTGATATGCACAGTGCAAAAGATCATCGAGAACGCATCGATCTGCTTCTTGGCCAGGATGCAGATTGGGATGATCCTGCTGCGATGATGGACCACACGAAGTCAATAGGTCTGTCACCTGCTGCAAATGAGCTTCGTATTGAAACAGAGGATCTGATTAATGAATTGCAGATAAGACGTCCGGAATTGGTGGCTAAGAGTAACAAAAGCCAGTATCTAGAAGCTGTTCATTATGCAAAGGTTGCACGGCAGTTGTTGAACTATCATGCAACATTGGCGAAAAAGTCGGAGCCAGCAAAACGGATCATTGAAGGCCTCGGCCTGCGTGACATGATAATGGCGGAGAATCTGGAGTATATTGTATCTCATGAGCGTGGCTGGGGAAAAGTGATGGCCTTTGCTCATAACAGCCATCTACAGCGTGGAAAGGCACAATGGCAATTGGGAACTGACTTATTGGTATGGTGGCCTGCAGGGTCACACCTTAACGAGATATTTGGTTCTCACTATGCTGTTATCGGTTCCGCTGTGGGTATTTCGAAGACTAACGGTATCTTTCAGCCTGAACATGGAACTCTGGAATCATTGCTGACCAATTTTTCGAAACCAGCACTATTCATTCCAACTTACAAAGGACAGGTGCTTCCAGCTTCTGAAATAGAGGCTCTTCCCACTCGCTCGGACAGTATGAAGAACCCTACCTATTTCGCACTAACTTCTCAAAGCTTTATCAATTTCGACTGGCTGCTTTTTTTGGCTTCTACGGCATACAGCCGTGGTGGTCCACAGCTGCAATAATATAATTCTAGTCTTTGATACAGAGAGGTTTACAATCTCACAGATACATGCTTTATGTATGGGCCAAGGATCATATCCTTATAAGCTCCTCCTGCCGGAACCTTCGGGTAGAGTATCTCTTCGCTGTCAGTGCAAACCTCCAGGAAGCAAGGTCCTTCTGCAGCCAGAAGATCTTCGATACCTTGTCTGAGGTCTTGTCTGTCTTTTATCCTTTTTGCGTAGTTAAAACCGAAGGAACGTGCGATCTCAGCAAAATTGACATCCTTTTGCCTTTTGGTCCCTGTTCTGATTCCATCATAAGCTGCATCTTGAAGGTTCTGGACCATGCCATCGCTCCTGTTGTTCAGCATCAGGATTTTAATTGGTAACTCCAGAGATGCTATGGTATGTAATTCGCCCAGATTCATTCTCAGGCTACCGTCTCCATCAATAGCAATGATCTTCGAATTAGAGTTTGCATAGTAAACGCCAATTGCTGTAGGCATGGAAAAGCCCATTGTTCCAAATGATCCCGATGTCATGAAGGACTTCTCTCTTTGCATGGGCAAATATTGAGCTGCAAGCATCTGATGATTACCAACGCCCGTGGTTATCTTTGTGTGCTCGTCAACATAAGCAGATAGCACATCCATAACCTCGGCAGACTGTATGTATGTTGATTCCATGTTGTAGTCAAGAGGCCATGATCTTTTAAGTTCCCGGGCACGTTCCTGCCACTCATGGATATCAATAGTGATGTTATGTTTCTTAGCATAGTTTAGCAGGTCCCTGATGGCCGTGGATGCATCCCCTATAAATGTGAACTTTGGTCCACGCTCAATCTTTATCTGATGCATTTTTTCGGGATTTATATCTATATATGCTATATCGGCACCAATTGCAAATCCAACTTTTTCCGCAACCCTATCATCCCACCTGACACCAATAGCAAAGAACAGGTCATTTTCCTGAATGAGCATATTCGCATAAGGTGTACCGAACATCCCTAACATTCCCATATTCAGTTCATCCCTTTCATCAACCACTCCCTTTGCCATGAGCGTATTAACAGAAGGTATTCTGAAATATTCGTTGAATTCTCTTATCGCTTCGCTTCCTTGCTGTGAGTTAAGACCACCTCCCAGGTAAAGCAATGGCTTTTTGGAATGCAGTAATATTTGGAAGAACTCTTCGCACTGATCATCACAGAGATGTCTGTCGTCGTGATAGCTTTCTTCGAACCTTCTTACATTAATGCCTTCATAGTCATGAGCCTTGAGCTGTTTATCAAGAGGAAAATCTATTACCACTGGGCCAGATTTTCCATACTTTGCAAAGTAATAAGCATCCTTTACTATTGATTCAATGTCGTCACCATTTGATAATTGAATTACTTTTTTGGCAGCATCCCCAAAGACGCTTGTTACATTGATGTGCTGGAAAGAGTCAGTACCAATTTTATGTTCAGGAACCTGTCCTGCAAATACAAGTAATGGGATGCTATCACCATAAGCATCCGCAACAGCTGTGAGAGTGTTCGTTATAGCGGGTCCTGATGTAACAAT encodes:
- a CDS encoding erythromycin esterase family protein, producing MKQRSSVKDNSNPIYTTINDWIQKEAISFSVDFSETFNSSIDKIIGSLDDSVELIGLGEALHGGEDILLIRNRLFQRLVEKHGYRAIAIESSFPRGRIVNEYINGCGPVSYEEIQDTGFSHGFGRLKANHELVEWMREYNADVSHRAKLRFYGFDSPTEMTSTDSPRQVLYFVLDYLTSIDMHSAKDHRERIDLLLGQDADWDDPAAMMDHTKSIGLSPAANELRIETEDLINELQIRRPELVAKSNKSQYLEAVHYAKVARQLLNYHATLAKKSEPAKRIIEGLGLRDMIMAENLEYIVSHERGWGKVMAFAHNSHLQRGKAQWQLGTDLLVWWPAGSHLNEIFGSHYAVIGSAVGISKTNGIFQPEHGTLESLLTNFSKPALFIPTYKGQVLPASEIEALPTRSDSMKNPTYFALTSQSFINFDWLLFLASTAYSRGGPQLQ
- a CDS encoding thiamine pyrophosphate-binding protein; the encoded protein is MKEMNGAEVLVKSLEDLGVKCIFGYTGAAILPVFHALKQSDIEIIINSNEQSSAFSAAGYSRSCNKVGVAIVTSGPAITNTLTAVADAYGDSIPLLVFAGQVPEHKIGTDSFQHINVTSVFGDAAKKVIQLSNGDDIESIVKDAYYFAKYGKSGPVVIDFPLDKQLKAHDYEGINVRRFEESYHDDRHLCDDQCEEFFQILLHSKKPLLYLGGGLNSQQGSEAIREFNEYFRIPSVNTLMAKGVVDERDELNMGMLGMFGTPYANMLIQENDLFFAIGVRWDDRVAEKVGFAIGADIAYIDINPEKMHQIKIERGPKFTFIGDASTAIRDLLNYAKKHNITIDIHEWQERARELKRSWPLDYNMESTYIQSAEVMDVLSAYVDEHTKITTGVGNHQMLAAQYLPMQREKSFMTSGSFGTMGFSMPTAIGVYYANSNSKIIAIDGDGSLRMNLGELHTIASLELPIKILMLNNRSDGMVQNLQDAAYDGIRTGTKRQKDVNFAEIARSFGFNYAKRIKDRQDLRQGIEDLLAAEGPCFLEVCTDSEEILYPKVPAGGAYKDMILGPYIKHVSVRL